AGAATAATAAGGACCAAATAGGTAGGATTCATGGACATGATATCATCTTTGTAGGGAAAATTAGGAGGCAGCTGCCGTATGTACTCCTGAATGGAGTTTGGATAGACCAGCACAGTGACTACAACCAAGGTGTTCAGGGCAAAGTCGAAGATCTGGTAACAGAAGAAAGGGATGATCCAGGCAGCACGTTGCTTATATGCTCCATAAGTAGCCATTGCACATATGACAatcatgagaaaagaaatagcaatagTGATGCACATGTTGGCATCATCCATGAACTCAAAGTCACCTCCCAGTTCAGAACTTGAAAAGTGACGCTGGTCTGGCTCAGCCAGGGCGCTCAATAAAATCAGCAGTACCATAGTATTGATAATCAGGTACCAAATGCCAAGCAGGATGGTGCCAGTGCGGACATGGCAGCACAGGCAGCAGTTGTTGGAGTAGAACCTCGTCCAGGGCACGACCATCTTCATCGCTCAGGCCGCGGGCGCAGTGTCGCATGTGTGTGCCTAAGTTTTCCGGAGCGTTGACCGCGTCTCCCCGGGTCCGCCGCACCGCTGCTGCAGCCTCCTCGTCCGCTCCCGGCCCACTTGCCTACCCCAGTGCCCTCCTCGTTCCACGTTCCCgggcctttcactttcttacacaaccattctgtttcaggacaaaatttatcacacaagattctttctttataccatgccattctcctttctgtctaatttttcttactctcaaaaacttacttcccacaaaacaggatcccagtttaccatgaagtcacccattcactcagccaaattgataactagaaggtttaaaaggcaagaatcttatcctttgacaaagattcagtttccccaacaatttaaacaacaaaattattacattttacaaatgagagacattttatgagatgtaacattgatataggattttcccactcagggctagacagggaacccccatttttcagacTCAGGTGAGCTCAGGCATCAGACTCCCCTTTCCAGGCACAAactctctgagccccagcaaggtcatggacaaagcagcctgaaaccttttggacggctccaccctgactaaggagcacacaccctaataccctccccagacaaaaactgcagcaaagacctaataaccttgtccaaggtgaggcgctgcattcattcatttgctagaacaccccttcagtttgtaaaggtatttttccgtCTACCAAGTCccggccaaaatatctctcagggccaattatttacccctagaaaaaggacttacACAGGAAACTTCCAATTTGGGCCTCCTGCCctcttccagaggctgttcaccttggagacctgttgcttatTTGGATAAAGCCTCATCCAGCAtgagatttacactctcttccccagattttcaagggctaCCCAGAGCTCACTGGATTGCCTGAACcgcaacacttttcaaggcatgacccctctgccaatagctctggcactctccactctctctctgtgtgcccctcagtccaacaaaatgccattttatcactgatctgtggcccgtagactcaattctcaaattcctgagaccaaacactcactgaagaaattccattaacaaaactacaacaacgttctttctaatgtcttttcactTCCTCCAAAGTCCCACGTGGccgccaccaaagacagaaagcggaaaacctggaacttccagtttctctcagaatagccagggggcaaagttggagcagggaagaagggcacactcacacattcatttcaccccatgaatgggggtgggggtggtgaaaccccacctattgttactcatctcagtcattctcaaagtGCTCACATGCACACAGttccaactcacttcttaacctgggcagccttgATTTCCCATTCAagctgctacttagccataggaggcaaaccaacactccactaggccctgtgaagggaggtccaactccacccttggagttctctcagtcacaccatatccacacaccctcacacacctctcaacagacctgctggtaatctaatgcccaaggagttgatcaggttCCTCTTCtactaaaactgtagtgggatccccagatcgatcataccttgccttagatgTCTCCCGGTGTAGGTACccgttcctgcatgccagttcctcctggtgtttgactccttgaagacctgctgagggggtcctttctcagcccagtcaAGGCATCCACatagggaggccaaactgcctccctggcgcGCTTAGTGGTTCATGTCGCCCAGGTTGATCAGGGCCCCCCAcatgggtgtccagaggattggcgaCAACTACCAGGTGCATATTCTCTCCAGGGGTGGTCTCGCTTTCCAgccagggaaccaaaaatgttgcaggaagacaaggcccaatggagagaaagagcacccaaataccacatttataagaggaagggctttattcacaatttgggagcttacggcatagaagaattccaaatagccGTGCTccattactattttcttttatttatttattttttacatttctttctttctttctttctttctttctttcttttttctttcagtttttggctggggctgggtttgaacccatcacctctggtatatggggccagtgacctactcctttgagccacaggagccgcccctatATTACCATTTTAGATAGATAAAGATCATGAGGTTTCACTTGTTCTCCATTGATGCTTTTactatctttttaattttccaagttAGAGCAACCCTGTGGACAATTTTAAGGAGACAGACCTGAACTCGATGGATCTATTTCTGATATCTTGAACAATAAACCATTTCCCTTCCACATCCTGCTGCCTTGGTGAATGGATGGGGCAGAGCCAGTGAGAAGCCCTCTCTTTAATAGGTTGAAGAGCTGGGTAAGGGCTCACACTTGCAATACCAGCCTCTTtgcaggtggaggagggagggttgcttgagacagggagtttgaaaccagcctacgTAACATatcaagaccttatctctaagaaaagagaaagaagaaaaaagaaaaaagttagccaggtgtggtggcacaagtctagagtcccagctacttaggaggctgtggcaagaggatcacttgagcccaggagttggaggctgcagtgagctatgatgactccattgcatgctagcctgggcaacaaagcaagactttgtctcaaaaacaaaattaaaatagtggTGTAAGAAGCACCATACTGACATGGCTATGGCACCCCTTTGCATCTGTACCTTTTCAAATTGACATGGAAATCTGATGGTGCCAGTTGGCAGAACACTATGTCCTTTTGGAGACAATTTTTGTGCCAGTCTAGACACAAATGTAAAGTGAGAGAAACTGCAAGCCTTGGCATCTGGCACAAACATGCAGGTATATGAACATACTTAGTGTTATTTACATTCTTTCAGGAATACGAAGAGCCACAACAATAAAAACTTGAAACACTAATTACCACCAAAAAGGGAGGTGAAGTTGTTACAATGATGAATCATTGTCATTGGAAAAAAGtttagtggggcggcgcctgtggcttaaggagtagggcgctggtcccatatgccggaggtggcatgttcaaacctagccctggccaaaaaccaaaaaaaaaaaaaaaagaaaaaagtttagtgggtggatttgagctgcaccaagagagaaggttgaagaatgcacaaaaccctgctgaggtgagctgcgccccaaggatacaaacaaaaggtacaaaatccatcaccaagcagacgggcgtcccctcccccatgagaatggttcagagtgccccacaaacaaacgagcagaattcaaaggtcctcccctataatccacaggagagaccctctaaaaactggacctacctcccctactagggtgccatggagttctcctgccaggcataaaactgtataagactgcaactgcatatattctctacctgcaactctgagctcccagcactcccctccactctcactctgaggtctggaggcctgtcccccaggagtccagattcttgggtgatttctcgaggggtgtggacagggcttaaattgcagctggtcagtgctgactctggggtacgggagtgaggagaggacggtcggctgacagggaaccacactggagtggtggtgcccagaagtgcagagcagcagccgtcttttagcaacaatagggctcactcctggatattct
The sequence above is a segment of the Nycticebus coucang isolate mNycCou1 chromosome 15, mNycCou1.pri, whole genome shotgun sequence genome. Coding sequences within it:
- the LOC128566900 gene encoding lysosomal-associated transmembrane protein 4B-like; translation: MKMVVPWTRFYSNNCCLCCHVRTGTILLGIWYLIINTMVLLILLSALAEPDQRHFSSSELGGDFEFMDDANMCITIAISFLMIVICAMATYGAYKQRAAWIIPFFCYQIFDFALNTLVVVTVLVYPNSIQEYIRQLPPNFPYKDDIMSMNPTYLVLIILLFISIILTFKGYLISCIWNCYRYINGRNSSDVLVYVTSNDTLVLLPPYEDAAVTGPAKEPPPPYVST